From Microlunatus capsulatus, a single genomic window includes:
- a CDS encoding YraN family protein gives MAQSARQALGVRGEELAVAELRRQGMEVVERNWRCRLGEIDVVATETVAGRTTVVFCEVKCRSGLGFGDPLEAITWAKLRRLRTLAAEWMRVHEVSAAAVRLDAVGVLLVRGRAPTVRHVRAVG, from the coding sequence ATGGCGCAGAGCGCGCGGCAGGCGTTGGGGGTCCGGGGCGAGGAGCTGGCGGTGGCGGAGCTGCGCCGGCAGGGGATGGAGGTCGTCGAGCGGAACTGGCGCTGCCGGCTCGGCGAGATCGACGTGGTGGCCACCGAGACGGTGGCGGGCCGGACGACGGTGGTGTTCTGCGAGGTGAAGTGCCGCTCCGGGCTGGGCTTCGGGGACCCGCTGGAGGCCATCACCTGGGCCAAGCTCCGGCGGCTGCGGACCCTGGCCGCGGAGTGGATGCGGGTGCACGAGGTGAGCGCCGCCGCCGTCCGGCTGGACGCGGTCGGGGTGCTGCTGGTCCGCGGCCGGGCGCCGACCGTCCGGCACGTGCGGGCCGTGGGCTGA
- a CDS encoding SigE family RNA polymerase sigma factor: MDEAAFDAFYEASFGRLVGQIYAMCGNHAEAQDCVQEAFVRGWDRRRTLDVDQAPEAWVRTVAYRLAVSRWRRARKALLAPDRAHAARPPREPDVTHVALARALQAIPADQRRAIVLHHLADLPVAAVAAEVGAPVGTVKARLSRGRAALALLLADDPEEGRR, from the coding sequence ATGGACGAGGCCGCGTTCGACGCCTTCTACGAGGCCTCCTTCGGCCGCCTGGTCGGCCAGATCTACGCGATGTGCGGCAACCACGCCGAGGCCCAGGACTGCGTGCAGGAGGCCTTCGTCCGCGGCTGGGACCGCCGGCGCACCCTCGACGTCGACCAGGCCCCCGAGGCCTGGGTGCGCACGGTCGCCTACCGGCTGGCCGTCAGCCGCTGGCGCCGGGCCCGGAAGGCCCTGCTGGCCCCCGACCGCGCCCACGCGGCCCGACCGCCGCGGGAGCCCGACGTCACCCACGTGGCCCTGGCCCGCGCCCTGCAGGCGATCCCCGCCGACCAGCGGCGCGCCATCGTCCTGCACCACCTGGCCGACCTCCCCGTGGCCGCCGTGGCCGCCGAGGTCGGCGCCCCCGTCGGGACGGTGAAGGCCCGGCTGTCACGCGGCCGCGCCGCCCTGGCCCTGCTGCTGGCCGATGACCCCGAGGAGGGACGGCGATGA
- the lepB gene encoding signal peptidase I, with protein sequence MGDAPDPTTDVPRPAPQPLTAAQHVWAFLGELTGVVVGAVVVAFLLRAFVGQLFLIPSASMEQTLRVDDRVVVEKISRLQRGEVVVFADPGGWLSGPPAPGRGPVGRALELVGVLPDSSTEHLIKRLVGLPGDEVVCCDDRGRVSVNGHPLDETSYLDVVPGGGQVQPSTIAFAVTVPAGRLFVLGDNRERSRDSRCHLHDRRPGEPEGAAAFVPEDLVVGRAIAVTWPVGHARWLPIPATVDAVPAAAAAPAQAAIDAGPEASC encoded by the coding sequence GTGGGTGACGCACCCGACCCGACCACGGACGTCCCGCGGCCGGCACCGCAGCCGCTGACGGCGGCCCAGCACGTCTGGGCCTTCCTCGGCGAGCTGACCGGTGTCGTCGTGGGCGCCGTGGTCGTGGCGTTCCTGCTCCGTGCCTTCGTGGGGCAGCTCTTCCTCATCCCCTCGGCGTCGATGGAGCAGACGCTCCGGGTCGACGACCGGGTGGTGGTGGAGAAGATCAGCCGCCTGCAGCGCGGCGAGGTCGTCGTCTTCGCCGACCCCGGCGGCTGGCTCAGCGGGCCCCCCGCCCCGGGACGCGGTCCCGTCGGCCGGGCGCTCGAGCTCGTCGGCGTGCTCCCCGACTCCAGCACCGAGCACCTGATCAAGCGGCTCGTCGGGCTGCCCGGCGACGAGGTGGTCTGCTGCGACGACCGCGGCCGGGTCAGCGTCAACGGGCACCCGCTCGACGAGACGTCCTACCTCGACGTGGTGCCGGGCGGCGGGCAGGTCCAGCCCTCGACGATCGCCTTCGCCGTCACCGTCCCCGCCGGACGGCTCTTCGTCCTCGGCGACAACCGCGAGCGCAGCCGCGACTCCCGCTGCCACCTGCACGACCGCCGCCCCGGCGAGCCCGAGGGTGCGGCCGCCTTCGTGCCCGAGGACCTGGTGGTCGGCCGCGCGATCGCCGTGACGTGGCCGGTGGGTCACGCGCGCTGGTTGCCGATCCCGGCTACGGTGGACGCTGTTCCCGCCGCGGCCGCGGCACCCGCGCAAGCCGCGATCGACGCCGGACCCGAGGCGAGCTGTTGA
- a CDS encoding DUF2469 domain-containing protein, with amino-acid sequence MSAEDLEQYESELELQLYREYKDVVGIFTYAVETERRFYLCNAVDLKVRTEGGDVYYEVSMGDAWVWDMYRPARFVKSAKVLTFRDVSIEEITHSDLQVPKNVP; translated from the coding sequence GTGAGCGCGGAGGACCTCGAGCAGTACGAGAGCGAGCTGGAGCTCCAGCTCTACCGCGAGTACAAGGACGTCGTCGGCATCTTCACCTACGCGGTGGAGACCGAGCGCCGCTTCTACCTCTGCAACGCCGTCGACCTCAAGGTCCGCACCGAGGGCGGCGACGTCTACTACGAGGTCTCGATGGGCGACGCCTGGGTCTGGGACATGTACCGCCCCGCCCGGTTCGTCAAGAGCGCCAAGGTGCTCACCTTCCGCGACGTCTCCATCGAGGAGATCACCCACAGCGACCTCCAGGTGCCGAAGAACGTCCCCTGA
- the rplS gene encoding 50S ribosomal protein L19, whose amino-acid sequence MSKLIDALDQASLRTDIPSFRPGDSVKVHVKVVEGNRSRLQVFAGVVISIAGDGVREAFTVRKVSFGVGVERTFPLHSPIIDHVDVDRRGDVRRAKLYYLRDLRGKAAKIKEKRDAH is encoded by the coding sequence ATGAGCAAGCTGATCGACGCGCTGGACCAGGCGTCCCTGCGCACCGACATCCCCTCCTTCCGCCCCGGCGACTCCGTCAAGGTGCACGTGAAGGTCGTCGAGGGCAACCGCTCCCGGCTCCAGGTCTTCGCGGGCGTGGTCATCTCCATCGCCGGCGACGGCGTGCGCGAGGCCTTCACGGTCCGCAAGGTGAGCTTCGGCGTCGGCGTCGAGCGCACCTTCCCGCTGCACAGCCCGATCATCGACCACGTCGACGTCGACCGTCGCGGTGACGTCCGTCGGGCCAAGCTGTACTACCTGCGCGACCTGCGCGGCAAGGCCGCCAAGATCAAGGAGAAGCGCGACGCTCACTGA
- the lepB gene encoding signal peptidase I → MTTDQDARSAAAAGGTPRPRRTAGQQAGSFLKELVFVVVGALVVSSLLRAFVGQMFIIPSQSMESTLLIGDRVVVQKITDFHRGDVVVFEDPGGWLADEPVAEPGPFDKVLEFVGIPTASTPGHLIKRVIGMPGDRVVCCDDEGRLSVNGQPLDETSYLYVNPGGDQVAPSDVRFEVVVPRDRIFVMGDHRDLSADSRCHLNDVWPDLPRGGIAFVPESLVVGPAFAIAAPFDRAQRLRTPATFADVPAPSAPAPDRAVIEPAGVSC, encoded by the coding sequence TTGACCACTGACCAAGACGCCCGCAGCGCTGCTGCGGCGGGCGGGACCCCCCGCCCGCGCCGCACCGCGGGCCAGCAGGCCGGCTCGTTCCTCAAGGAGCTGGTGTTCGTCGTCGTCGGCGCGCTCGTCGTCTCCTCGCTGCTCCGCGCCTTCGTCGGCCAGATGTTCATCATCCCGTCGCAGTCGATGGAGAGCACGCTGCTGATCGGCGACCGCGTCGTGGTGCAGAAGATCACCGACTTCCACCGCGGCGACGTCGTCGTCTTCGAGGACCCGGGCGGCTGGCTGGCCGACGAGCCGGTCGCCGAGCCCGGCCCGTTCGACAAGGTGCTGGAGTTCGTCGGGATCCCGACCGCCAGCACCCCGGGCCACCTCATCAAGCGGGTCATCGGCATGCCGGGCGACCGGGTCGTCTGCTGCGACGACGAGGGCCGGCTGAGCGTGAACGGGCAGCCGCTCGACGAGACCTCCTACCTCTACGTCAACCCCGGTGGCGACCAGGTGGCCCCCTCCGACGTCCGCTTCGAGGTCGTCGTGCCCCGGGACCGGATCTTCGTCATGGGTGACCACCGCGACCTCAGCGCCGACTCGCGCTGCCACCTGAACGACGTCTGGCCGGATCTGCCGCGCGGCGGCATCGCGTTCGTGCCCGAGTCCCTGGTCGTCGGCCCGGCGTTCGCGATCGCGGCCCCGTTCGACCGCGCCCAGCGGCTGCGGACCCCGGCCACCTTCGCCGACGTGCCCGCGCCCTCGGCGCCCGCTCCCGACCGCGCGGTGATCGAGCCCGCCGGCGTCAGCTGCTGA
- a CDS encoding MFS transporter — translation MSSDDATPAPPDPARWRALAVCLVAGAMTLLDVSIVNVALPTLREGLRADDSDVQWIIAGYALAFGVALVPAGRLGDARSRRNVFMAGIALFTLSSAAAGAAPDPTFLSVARVVQGLAGGMISPQVSGFIQNLFRGPERGRAFGLFGASIGISTAVGPLLGGLLVGVGGPDFGWRLVFYVNVPVGVVLLLMARRLLPATPPGPRQSLDPVGVLLFAAAILLVLLPLVEGQQDAPLSERPWWLLGPAAVLLALFLLWERRWRARGRETLVELSLLKVRSYVFGLVLGTFYFAGFTAIFLVITLYLQVGLGYSALQAGATQTPFAIGSAVAAFLGGRLVGRYGRVLVVGGLVLVAVGLLAVDLLVPVLETSVGLKLAPAFLVAGFGGGLVVSPNVTLTLAEVDPAQAGSGGGMLQTAQRVGSAIGVAVVLAQFFERVAASQGRDYAGALSVSLRTTIAFVGVALVFAVADLVRRRTQHAEPRHAADEPGPRHAA, via the coding sequence GTGAGCTCTGACGACGCCACCCCGGCGCCCCCCGACCCCGCGCGCTGGCGGGCCCTCGCCGTCTGCCTGGTGGCGGGGGCGATGACGCTGCTCGACGTCAGCATCGTCAACGTCGCGCTGCCGACGCTGCGCGAGGGCCTGCGGGCCGACGACAGCGACGTCCAGTGGATCATCGCCGGCTACGCGCTGGCCTTCGGGGTGGCCCTCGTGCCCGCCGGCCGGCTCGGCGACGCCCGCAGCCGGCGGAACGTCTTCATGGCCGGCATCGCCCTGTTCACCCTCTCCAGCGCGGCCGCCGGCGCCGCGCCGGACCCGACGTTCCTCTCCGTCGCCCGCGTGGTGCAGGGCCTGGCGGGCGGGATGATCTCCCCCCAGGTGTCGGGCTTCATCCAGAACCTCTTCCGCGGGCCGGAGCGCGGGCGGGCCTTCGGCCTGTTCGGCGCCTCCATCGGCATCTCGACCGCCGTCGGTCCCCTGCTCGGCGGCCTGCTCGTGGGGGTCGGCGGACCCGACTTCGGCTGGCGGCTGGTGTTCTACGTCAACGTGCCGGTCGGCGTCGTGCTGCTGCTGATGGCCCGCCGGCTGCTCCCGGCCACCCCGCCGGGACCGCGGCAGTCGCTCGACCCCGTCGGCGTGCTGCTCTTCGCCGCCGCGATCCTGCTGGTCCTGCTCCCCCTCGTCGAGGGCCAGCAGGACGCCCCGCTGAGCGAGCGCCCGTGGTGGCTGCTGGGCCCGGCCGCCGTGCTGCTGGCGCTGTTCCTGCTGTGGGAGCGGCGCTGGCGCGCCCGCGGCCGGGAGACCCTCGTCGAGCTCTCGCTGCTCAAGGTGCGCTCCTACGTCTTCGGGCTGGTGCTGGGCACCTTCTACTTCGCCGGGTTCACCGCGATCTTCCTGGTCATCACGCTCTACCTCCAGGTCGGGCTGGGCTACAGCGCCCTGCAGGCCGGGGCCACCCAGACCCCGTTCGCCATCGGCTCGGCCGTGGCCGCGTTCCTCGGCGGCCGGCTGGTCGGGCGCTACGGGCGGGTGCTCGTCGTCGGCGGGCTGGTGCTGGTCGCCGTCGGGCTGCTCGCGGTCGACCTGCTCGTGCCCGTCCTGGAGACGTCGGTCGGGCTCAAGCTGGCGCCCGCCTTCCTCGTCGCGGGCTTCGGCGGCGGCCTGGTCGTGAGCCCCAACGTGACCCTGACCCTGGCCGAGGTGGACCCGGCCCAGGCCGGCTCCGGCGGCGGGATGCTGCAGACCGCGCAGCGGGTGGGCTCGGCCATCGGCGTCGCGGTCGTGCTGGCGCAGTTCTTCGAGCGGGTGGCCGCCAGCCAGGGCCGGGACTACGCCGGCGCGCTCTCGGTCAGCCTGCGGACCACGATCGCCTTCGTGGGGGTGGCCCTGGTCTTCGCGGTGGCCGACCTCGTCCGCCGGCGCACGCAGCACGCGGAGCCCCGGCACGCCGCCGACGAGCCGGGGCCGCGGCACGCGGCCTGA
- a CDS encoding DUF1810 domain-containing protein, which yields MTQDGLERFVRAQDEGGTYATALTELRSGRKVSHWMWFVFPQLAGLGRSSTARFFALGSLAEAEDYLAHPVLGPRLREAAGVVAARPGVPAEDLLGPVDALKLRSSMTLFARAAPDEPVFRAVLDRCYGGRPDPATEQLLDG from the coding sequence GTGACGCAGGACGGGCTCGAGCGGTTCGTGCGGGCGCAGGACGAGGGCGGCACCTACGCGACCGCCCTCACCGAGCTCCGCAGCGGCCGCAAGGTCAGCCACTGGATGTGGTTCGTGTTCCCCCAGCTGGCCGGTCTCGGACGCAGCAGCACGGCCCGGTTCTTCGCGCTCGGCTCGCTCGCCGAGGCCGAGGACTACCTCGCGCACCCGGTGCTGGGTCCCCGGCTGCGCGAGGCCGCGGGGGTGGTCGCCGCCCGGCCCGGGGTGCCGGCCGAGGACCTGCTCGGACCGGTCGACGCGCTGAAGCTGCGGTCGTCGATGACCCTCTTCGCCCGCGCGGCGCCCGACGAGCCGGTGTTCCGGGCCGTGCTGGACCGCTGCTACGGCGGTCGTCCCGACCCGGCCACCGAGCAGCTGCTCGACGGCTGA
- a CDS encoding ribonuclease HII codes for MAVPGEQEPGPAPVEVPAVVVRRDSGLYGYERALGRVGLGPVAGADEAGRGACAGPLVAGAVILSDARHRQIKGLADSKLLTARTRERLYDEITDKALAWSVVAVEPGECDRLGMHVANIMALRRALLRLDVAPTYVLTDGFPVDGLGVPGLAVWKGDRVAACVAAASILAKVTRDRVMTELDAVHPEYAFAVHKGYCTPLHQERLDLHGPSATHRMRFDNVARTTRVDPMTAPARPRPAAVADAGLLDAERAVS; via the coding sequence ATGGCCGTCCCGGGGGAGCAGGAGCCGGGCCCCGCGCCCGTCGAGGTGCCGGCGGTCGTGGTGCGCCGCGACAGCGGGCTCTACGGCTACGAGCGCGCCCTGGGCCGGGTGGGTCTGGGCCCGGTGGCCGGGGCCGACGAGGCCGGTCGCGGGGCGTGCGCCGGTCCGCTGGTGGCCGGCGCGGTCATCCTGTCCGACGCCCGGCACCGCCAGATCAAGGGCCTGGCCGACTCCAAGCTGCTGACCGCTCGGACCCGCGAGCGGCTCTACGACGAGATCACGGACAAGGCGCTGGCCTGGTCGGTGGTCGCGGTGGAGCCGGGGGAGTGCGACCGGCTGGGCATGCACGTCGCCAACATCATGGCGCTGCGCCGGGCGCTGCTGCGCCTCGACGTCGCCCCCACCTACGTGCTGACCGACGGCTTCCCCGTCGACGGCCTCGGCGTGCCCGGGCTGGCGGTCTGGAAGGGCGACCGGGTGGCCGCCTGCGTGGCCGCCGCGTCGATCCTGGCCAAGGTGACCCGGGACCGGGTGATGACCGAGCTGGACGCCGTCCACCCCGAGTACGCCTTCGCGGTCCACAAGGGCTACTGCACCCCGCTGCACCAGGAGCGGCTCGACCTCCACGGCCCCTCGGCCACGCACCGGATGCGCTTCGACAACGTCGCGCGAACCACTAGAGTCGACCCGATGACCGCGCCTGCTCGACCCCGCCCCGCCGCCGTCGCCGACGCCGGCCTCCTCGACGCCGAGCGAGCCGTCTCGTGA